From Haliotis asinina isolate JCU_RB_2024 chromosome 8, JCU_Hal_asi_v2, whole genome shotgun sequence, a single genomic window includes:
- the LOC137295357 gene encoding zinc finger protein 862-like codes for MIGEELEARIYSPAPVKGTRWVPHLDRAMRVFLQGKKDEDLATGHGQYTAVYTHMESLAASSSNADIAGRGKKIHKQMKDLVFTGFCHFMSDLFGEVALLSLKLQSSTLILPTAVASIQDCLETITCMKQDYIPGGLYEKFGLCIESQENLPGPIKFQGIEMTGSVGVAKEELNKHVASTVDITIKELESRFENLLGSNTNEGAQGAVKSFKVFNHDTWPESKRELVHFGNHEIDVLCDWFRVPLVSAGCNVEALQTEWRQMKVFVANTFKDKSYSDLWQILLSKDPYKTDFCNILHIVRIMLTLAISSAECERAFSAQKRIKSDVRSCLSVQRLSDLILISSEGPELAEFNPERSVNKWMSNGKRRIAGGPGQTDWSKNIVTVKPKCEDKI; via the coding sequence ATGATAGGAGAGGAACTTGAAGCCAGGATATATTCACCAGCCCCAGTGAAGGGTACCAGATGGGTTCCCCACTTAGACAGGGCAATGAGGGTCTTTCTACAAGGAAAGAAAGATGAAGATTTGGCCACAGGTCATGGACAGTATACAGCAGTCTATACACATATGGAAAGTCTGGCTGCATCATCATCTAATGCAGATATTGCAGGAAGAGgaaagaaaatacacaaacaaatgaaagatTTGGTGTTCACAGGGTTTTGTCATTTCATGTCTGATCTCTTTGGTGAGGTGGCTTTGCTGAGCCTGAAACTACAGTCTAGTACTCTGATTCTTCCTACAGCAGTTGCATCCATCCAGGATTGTCTGGAAACCATCACATGCATGAAACAGGATTACATTCCAGGGGGACTGTACGAGAAATTTGGGCTGTGTATTGAAAGCCAAGAAAATCTCCCGGGTCCAATCAAATTTCAAGGCATTGAAATGACTGGTAGTGTTGGTGTGGCCAAAGAAGAACTGAACAAACATGTTGCATCTACCGTTGACATCACCATCAAGGAGTTGGAGTCCAGGTTTGAGAATCTGCTTGGTTCAAATACAAATGAAGGGGCCCAAGGCGCTGTGAAGAGCTTCAAGGTGTTTAATCATGACACCTGGCCAGAGAGTAAACGGGAACTTGTACACTTTGGAAATCATGAAATAGATGTTCTGTGTGATTGGTTCAGAGTCCCCCTTGTCTCTGCTGGATGCAATGTGGAGGCACTTCAGACAGAGTGGAGGCAGATGAAAGTCTTCGTGGCAAACACCTTCAAGGATAAATCTTACTCTGATCTCTGGCAAATCCTACTCAGCAAGGATCCATACAAAACAGATTTCTGCAATATACTTCATATTGTGAGGATCATGTTAACCCTTGCGATTAGCTCTGCTGAATGTGAACGGGCTTTCTCAGCTCAGAAAAGAATTAAAAGTGATGTTAGGAGCTGCTTGTCTGTGCAAAGACTGTctgatttgattttgatttcatcAGAAGGCCCTGAACTTGCTGAGTTTAACCCAGAGAGGTCCGTTAATAAATGGATGTCTAATGGCAAGAGAAGGATTGCTGGTGGCCCTGGACAAACAGATTGGTCAAAGAACATTGTGACTGTGAAACCAAAGTGTGAAGACAAAATCTGA